The following coding sequences lie in one Armatimonadota bacterium genomic window:
- a CDS encoding N-acetyltransferase yields the protein MEAKLRRAVTADAAPIQRLIKLHADQGLMLPRSLSEIYDNLRDFFVIEDDAGLVGCAACHVTWEDLAEIKCMAVRQDRRGEGWGQRLLEECLADAVRIGVGRAFVLTYIPEFFEARGFRRIEKSELPQKIWSECIRCVHFPDCGEIALVHELLLGAA from the coding sequence ATGGAAGCTAAGCTGCGCCGAGCCGTGACCGCGGACGCGGCCCCCATCCAGCGCCTGATCAAGCTGCACGCCGACCAGGGGCTTATGCTGCCGCGCTCGCTCAGTGAAATCTACGACAACCTGCGCGACTTCTTCGTCATCGAGGACGACGCGGGCCTGGTCGGCTGCGCGGCCTGCCACGTCACCTGGGAGGACCTGGCCGAGATCAAGTGCATGGCCGTGCGCCAGGATCGGCGCGGCGAGGGCTGGGGGCAGCGGCTGCTGGAGGAGTGTCTGGCCGACGCGGTGCGAATCGGCGTCGGGCGCGCGTTTGTGCTGACCTACATCCCGGAGTTCTTCGAGGCCCGGGGGTTCCGCCGCATCGAAAAGAGCGAGCTGCCGCAGAAGATCTGGTCCGAGTGCATTCGCTGCGTGCACTTTCCCGACTGCGGCGAGATCGCGCTGGTGCACGAGCTGCTTCTTGGCGCAGCGTAG
- a CDS encoding ABC transporter ATP-binding protein, translating into MSSSTNRPAIEVQAVSLNFHVAHSRPTTIKEAVIRRLRGGIPSELFWALREVSFEVERGERLAIIGPNGSGKTSLLSLIAGVYEPDEGRIITRGRTVGLLGLGVGFDADMSGRANIFLNASLFGLSRQQVTARLEDIIAFADIGDFIDAQVRTYSSGMVARLGFAVAAHIDAEILLLDEVLAVGDVQFQQKCAARLQRLRDQGNTLVLVSHDANTVREMCHRAIWLEHGRVMESGPVAEVVKAYEDKYAPAP; encoded by the coding sequence ATGTCCTCATCCACTAACAGGCCGGCGATCGAAGTGCAGGCGGTATCGCTCAACTTCCACGTCGCGCATAGCCGCCCCACCACCATCAAAGAGGCGGTCATCCGGCGTTTGCGCGGAGGCATTCCGAGCGAGCTTTTCTGGGCGCTGCGGGAGGTGTCGTTCGAGGTCGAGCGCGGGGAACGCCTGGCCATCATCGGCCCCAACGGCTCAGGCAAGACGAGCCTGCTGAGCCTCATCGCCGGCGTCTATGAACCTGACGAAGGGCGCATCATCACCCGCGGGCGGACGGTGGGCCTGCTGGGGCTGGGGGTGGGCTTCGATGCCGACATGAGCGGGCGCGCCAACATCTTCCTCAACGCCTCGCTCTTCGGCTTGTCGCGGCAGCAGGTCACGGCGCGCCTGGAGGACATCATCGCCTTCGCCGACATCGGCGATTTCATTGACGCGCAGGTGCGCACTTACTCCAGCGGCATGGTGGCGCGGCTGGGCTTTGCGGTGGCGGCGCATATTGACGCCGAGATCCTGCTGCTGGACGAGGTGCTAGCGGTGGGCGACGTCCAGTTTCAGCAGAAATGCGCGGCCCGCCTACAGCGGTTGCGCGACCAAGGGAACACCCTGGTGCTGGTGTCGCACGACGCCAATACCGTGCGCGAGATGTGCCACCGCGCGATCTGGCTGGAGCACGGGCGGGTGATGGAATCCGGGCCCGTCGCCGAAGTCGTCAAAGCCTACGAGGACAAGTACGCGCCGGCACCCTGA
- a CDS encoding ABC transporter permease, translating into MGAIASVWQYRHALLNLVRRELTVRYKRSVLGFLWSLLNPVLLILTFLVAFKYILRVNEPNYSVKLFSTFLAWRFFNTAVLDGASTVSGRISLVKLVSFPRFILPASSLVANFVDFVLSLTILVVFFAAVRLTVNWPYLALAIAALGIQVVFTWGLSLILAAFSVFYADVKYMVASLFQMWFFLSPVIYSVSKVMHEQVPPIYKTIYLLNPMTPILVAYKSVIPQEEPWRVMAGYPYYTFLAISAGVALAAAIVGQWIFKRMEGSFAKEG; encoded by the coding sequence TTGGGTGCGATTGCGAGCGTCTGGCAGTATCGCCACGCGCTGCTGAACTTGGTCCGGCGCGAACTCACCGTGCGCTACAAGCGGTCGGTGCTGGGGTTCTTGTGGTCGCTGCTCAACCCGGTGCTGCTGATCCTGACCTTCCTGGTCGCGTTCAAGTACATCCTGCGCGTCAACGAGCCGAACTATTCGGTCAAGCTGTTCTCGACCTTCCTCGCGTGGCGCTTCTTCAACACAGCGGTGCTGGACGGCGCGAGCACGGTCAGCGGCCGCATCTCCCTGGTCAAGCTGGTCAGCTTCCCCCGTTTCATCCTGCCCGCCTCTTCGCTGGTGGCCAACTTCGTTGACTTCGTGCTCTCGCTGACGATTCTGGTGGTGTTCTTCGCGGCGGTGCGGCTGACCGTCAACTGGCCATACCTGGCGCTGGCGATAGCCGCGCTGGGAATCCAAGTCGTCTTCACCTGGGGGCTGAGCCTGATCCTGGCGGCGTTCAGCGTGTTCTACGCCGATGTCAAGTACATGGTGGCGAGCCTGTTCCAGATGTGGTTCTTCCTGAGCCCGGTGATATACTCCGTATCCAAGGTCATGCACGAGCAGGTCCCGCCAATCTACAAGACTATCTACCTCCTGAACCCGATGACCCCCATCCTGGTGGCCTACAAGAGCGTCATCCCGCAGGAGGAGCCCTGGCGCGTGATGGCGGGCTACCCGTACTACACGTTCCTCGCCATTTCCGCCGGCGTTGCGCTGGCCGCGGCGATCGTGGGGCAGTGGATCTTCAAACGCATGGAGGGGTCATTCGCCAAGGAAGGGTAG
- a CDS encoding sigma factor-like helix-turn-helix DNA-binding protein produces the protein MPERERKIIELRFFRNLSQTAAARRQGISQMHVWRLQHRALGRLRELARGEL, from the coding sequence CTGCCCGAGCGCGAGCGCAAGATCATCGAGCTGCGCTTCTTCCGCAACCTGTCGCAGACCGCTGCGGCCCGCCGCCAGGGCATCTCGCAGATGCACGTCTGGCGCCTGCAGCACAGGGCCCTCGGTCGCCTGCGCGAGCTGGCGCGGGGCGAATTGTAG